A region from the Gossypium hirsutum isolate 1008001.06 chromosome A08, Gossypium_hirsutum_v2.1, whole genome shotgun sequence genome encodes:
- the LOC107899062 gene encoding calmodulin-binding protein 60 B, translating to MMLPTKRPAPDHGDDESYELMVPEPKRRTSLKNIRNIMGVGGLSFNKIVLNLEPMLRIWVHEAVEAAIRSSIHPSSRPSLNRIEASRGRRLQLLFVDKPPSTIFTGSKVGTENGYPIRIILVDATSQAIISSGYLSSIKVEIVALNGEFGTDERQDWTENEFNASVLREREGRRPLVTGDLNITLVDGVGTVDNVIFTDNSSWIRCRKFRLGARIVQRSAGEVTIREATSDAFKVMDHRGELYKKHYPPLLHDEVWRLERIAKDGAFHKRLANKNIHTVKDFLRLHVTDPIALRNILGGGISNRVWDTIIEHALSCVPDDDEWYTYHGTAQRVGLLLNSIYKVVEVTFDGQNYLPVENLTFSQKLLVEDAKRQAYKNVRNLIPVDRRAITDPSMPLTNLLPEPVGTSNLLLHQPDFSGTRPDMPLGFNQSLTSFSNEVENPNPLQGIEPLNPMLRNSSFRMEGIFPYNADNSFSLFADDGTNQDNTQAQMLSLTSATPAWAQGSGFIFTPDYETSSISFLSSCPSFNVHNRSIGETRDVCSKTRWLKVRAVIQWKSISRGAAKRRQQHWLLQGICT from the exons ATGATGTTGCCTACTAAGAGGCCTGCTCCTGATCATGGTGATGATGAAAGCTATGAACTTATGGTCCCTGAACCAAAAAGAAGAACTAGCCTTAAGAA TATTAGAAACATAATGGGTGTTGGAGGGCTTTCCTTTAATAAAATTGTGCTCAACCTTGAACCAATGCTTAGAATATGG GTTCACGAGGCAGTGGAAGCTGCAATTAGGTCCTCCATTCATCCATCTTCAAG GCCTTCGCTTAATCGGATCGAGGCATCAAGAGGACGAAGGCTGCAGTTACTTTTCGTCGATAAACCGCCTTCGACTATATTTACAGGCAGCAAGGTTGGGACTGAGAATGGTTATCCCATTAGGATTATCCTAGTTGATGCAACTAGCCAGGCAATAATCTCGTCTGGCTACCTGTCTTCTATTAAGGTCGAGATTGTCGCCCTTAACGGTGAGTTTGGCACTGATGAACGACAAGATTGGACCGAAAACGAATTCAATGCCAGTGTTCTTCGTGAACGAGAAGGTAGAAGGCCGTTGGTAACTGGAGATCTCAACATTACGTTGGTAGATGGTGTAGGTACTGTTGATAATGTGATTTTCACCGACAATTCGAGCTGGATAAGATGTCGAAAGTTCCGGTTGGGAGCTAGAATTGTGCAAAGGAGTGCTGGTGAAGTGACAATCCGGGAAGCTACAAGTGATGCATTCAAAGTGATGGATCATCGGGGAGAAT TGTACAAGAAGCACTACCCACCGCTCCTCCATGACGAAGTATGGCGTCTCGAAAGAATAGCAAAAGACGGCGCCTTCCATAAACGTTTGGCAAATAAAAACATTCATACCGTGAAGGACTTCTTACGGTTGCATGTTACCGATCCAATCGCACTACGCAat ATACTAGGTGGTGGGATCTCAAACAGGGTATGGGATACAATCATAGAACATGCTTTATCATGTGTTCctgatgatgatgaatggtatACCTACCATGGAACTGCACAAAGAGTTGGACTCCTATTAAACTCTATTTACAAGGTTGTTGAAGTAACATTTGATGGCCAAAATTACCTGCCTGTGGAAAATTTAACTTTTTCTCAGAAG CTTTTAGTAGAAGATGCAAAGAGACAAGCTTACAAGAATGTTCGGAACCTGATCCCAGTTGATCGGCGAGCAATTACAGACCCTTCGATGCCCTTAACCAATCTGCTGCCTGAACCGGTCGGCACCTCTAATTTACTTCTGCACCAACCTGATTTCTCAGGTACAAGACCAGACATGCCACTAGGATTCAACCAATCCTTAACATCATTTTCCAATGAAGTGGAAAATCCCAATCCCTTACAGGGAATTGAACCACTTAATCCAATGCTAAGAAACAGTAGTTTTAGAATGGAAGGGATCTTCCCTTACAATGCAGACAACAGTTTTTCACTTTTCGCGGACGACGGTACAAATCAGGACAACACTCAGGCTCAAATGCTAAGCTTAACATCAGCTACTCCAGCATGGGCACAAGGCAGTGGATTTATTTTCACACCAGACTATGAAACATCATCTATAAGCTTCTTGTCTTCTTGCCCGAGCTTCAATGTACATAACCGAAGCATCGGAGAGACAAGAGATGTGTGTTCCAAAACCAGGTGGTTGAAGGTACGAGCTGTTATCCAATGGAAATCAATCAGCCGCGGCGCTGCAAAAAGGCGGCAGCAGCACTGGCTGCTACAAGGTATATGTACATGA
- the LOC107893991 gene encoding dnaJ homolog subfamily B member 6, producing MDREGGSHGGSCYYTILGIRKDASFSDIRTAYRKLALKWHPDRYVTNPAVAGEAKLRFQQIQEAYSVLSNGSKRSMYDASLYDPSADDDQDFCDFMQEMISMMNNVKDEGDSFEDLQKMFADMVGSGDCMSFNVNTDPTETKKAHFTASKT from the exons ATGGACCGGGAAGGAGGATCCCACGGCGGATCTTGTTACTACACTATTCTCGGGATTCGCAAGGACGCCTCCTTCTCCGATATCCGTACTGCTTACCGTAAGCTTGCTCTG AAATGGCACCCGGACAGATACGTCACAAATCCGGCGGTAGCCGGCGAAGCGAAACTCAGGTTTCAGCAAATCCAAGAAGCTTATTCCG TTCTCTCAAACGGGTCCAAGAGATCAATGTATGACGCCAGTCTCTACGATCCCTCGGCAGATGATGACCAA GACTTCTGTGACTTTATGCAAGAGATGATATCGATGATGAACAATGTGAAAGACGAG GGGGATAGTTTCGAGGATCTGCAAAAGATGTTCGCCGATATGGTCGGCAGTGGAGATTGTATGAGCTTCAACGTCAACACTGATCCCACGGAGACGAAGAAGGCGCATTTCACGGCATCTAAGACTTAA
- the LOC107894015 gene encoding exonuclease DPD1, chloroplastic/mitochondrial isoform X1, whose translation MPKAHSSTIPQPQDEGLTPFSISRLESIVCLMRYNLSIIDQIPMRSAAIYFSMLQAPRGRIHGLANFCWESFRGISCSHVNSSSLKPLASKYGVQGGYSRRWIRRPMTTKTGGRNKTNQAAKPSNLVRKIVDEKVSTSTALDLNKADETSKHQQIQYCGIKQMIAENKDLADLVTFIIYDTETSGFSRKADRIIEIALQDLAGGENSTFQTLVNPGCFVANSHIHGITSNMVCRPDVPRMEQLIPILLQFIKSRQKPGGYVLWGAHNSFAFDLPFLINEFSRCSYEIPPNWLFMDTIPLARELMKSGGSNLPSGTSLQALREHYKIPLVGSAHRAMSDVRTLSMILQMLTFDLKLTLPNLVTRSFTAFEYVNNKRKKS comes from the exons ATGCCAAAAGCCCACTCCTCCACCATCCCTCAACCTCAAGACGAGGGGCTAACCCCATTTTCTATCTCCAG GTTGGAGTCCATTGTTTGTCTGATGCGGTATAATTTATCCATTATAGATCAAATTCCAATGAGATCCGCTGCCATTTACTTTTCAATGTTGCAAGCCCCCAGAGGCAGGATCCATGGCTTAGCTAACTTTTGTTGGGAAAGCTTCCGCGGTATAAGTTGCAGTCATGTAAATAGTTCGAGCCTCAAGCCACTTGCTTCCAAGTATGGGGTTCAAGGAGGTTACAGTAGGAGATGGATTAGAAGGCCTATGACAACAAAAACAGGTGGGAGAAACAAGACTAACCAGGCTGCTAAACCAAGTAACCTTGTGCGTAAAATTGTAGATGAAAAGGTGTCAACAAGCACTGCATTGGATTTAAATAAAGCAGATGAAACAAGTAAACATCAACAGATTCAGTACTGTGGTATTAAACAGATGATTGCAGAGAACAAAGACTTAGCCGACCTTGTAACGTTTATCATTTATGATACTGAAACTTCGGGCTTTAGTAGAAAAGCTGACCGAATCATCGAGATAGCTCTTCAGGATCTGGCAGGAGGTGAAAACAGCACATTCCAGACTTTGGTTAATCCCGGATGCTTTGTTGCAAATTCTCATATTCATGGCATCACAAGCAACATGGTTTGTAGGCCTGATGTTCCAAG GATGGAGCAACTAATACCAATCCTACTGCAGTTTATAAAAAGCCGTCAGAAACCCGGGGGTTATGTATTGTGGGGTGCTCACAATAGTTTTGCATTTGATTTACCGTTTTTAATCAATGAATTCAGTCGTTGCTCATATGAGATTCCTCCGAATTGGTTGTTTATGGACACCATTCCTCTCGCCCGTGAACTGATGAAGTCCGGAG GGTCCAACCTCCCTTCGGGAACATCCTTACAAGCACTTCGAGAGCACTACAAGATCCCATTAGTTGGTTCAGCACACAGAGCCATGTCTGATGTAAGAACCTTATCAATGATTCTACAGATGTTAACATTTGACTTGAAACTCACACTCCCAAACCTTGTCACAAGATCTTTCACTGCCTTTGAATATGTCAACAATAAAAGGAAAAAGAGTTGA
- the LOC107894015 gene encoding exonuclease DPD1, chloroplastic/mitochondrial isoform X2 — MLESIVCLMRYNLSIIDQIPMRSAAIYFSMLQAPRGRIHGLANFCWESFRGISCSHVNSSSLKPLASKYGVQGGYSRRWIRRPMTTKTGGRNKTNQAAKPSNLVRKIVDEKVSTSTALDLNKADETSKHQQIQYCGIKQMIAENKDLADLVTFIIYDTETSGFSRKADRIIEIALQDLAGGENSTFQTLVNPGCFVANSHIHGITSNMVCRPDVPRMEQLIPILLQFIKSRQKPGGYVLWGAHNSFAFDLPFLINEFSRCSYEIPPNWLFMDTIPLARELMKSGGSNLPSGTSLQALREHYKIPLVGSAHRAMSDVRTLSMILQMLTFDLKLTLPNLVTRSFTAFEYVNNKRKKS; from the exons AT GTTGGAGTCCATTGTTTGTCTGATGCGGTATAATTTATCCATTATAGATCAAATTCCAATGAGATCCGCTGCCATTTACTTTTCAATGTTGCAAGCCCCCAGAGGCAGGATCCATGGCTTAGCTAACTTTTGTTGGGAAAGCTTCCGCGGTATAAGTTGCAGTCATGTAAATAGTTCGAGCCTCAAGCCACTTGCTTCCAAGTATGGGGTTCAAGGAGGTTACAGTAGGAGATGGATTAGAAGGCCTATGACAACAAAAACAGGTGGGAGAAACAAGACTAACCAGGCTGCTAAACCAAGTAACCTTGTGCGTAAAATTGTAGATGAAAAGGTGTCAACAAGCACTGCATTGGATTTAAATAAAGCAGATGAAACAAGTAAACATCAACAGATTCAGTACTGTGGTATTAAACAGATGATTGCAGAGAACAAAGACTTAGCCGACCTTGTAACGTTTATCATTTATGATACTGAAACTTCGGGCTTTAGTAGAAAAGCTGACCGAATCATCGAGATAGCTCTTCAGGATCTGGCAGGAGGTGAAAACAGCACATTCCAGACTTTGGTTAATCCCGGATGCTTTGTTGCAAATTCTCATATTCATGGCATCACAAGCAACATGGTTTGTAGGCCTGATGTTCCAAG GATGGAGCAACTAATACCAATCCTACTGCAGTTTATAAAAAGCCGTCAGAAACCCGGGGGTTATGTATTGTGGGGTGCTCACAATAGTTTTGCATTTGATTTACCGTTTTTAATCAATGAATTCAGTCGTTGCTCATATGAGATTCCTCCGAATTGGTTGTTTATGGACACCATTCCTCTCGCCCGTGAACTGATGAAGTCCGGAG GGTCCAACCTCCCTTCGGGAACATCCTTACAAGCACTTCGAGAGCACTACAAGATCCCATTAGTTGGTTCAGCACACAGAGCCATGTCTGATGTAAGAACCTTATCAATGATTCTACAGATGTTAACATTTGACTTGAAACTCACACTCCCAAACCTTGTCACAAGATCTTTCACTGCCTTTGAATATGTCAACAATAAAAGGAAAAAGAGTTGA
- the LOC107894015 gene encoding exonuclease DPD1, chloroplastic/mitochondrial isoform X3, giving the protein MRYNLSIIDQIPMRSAAIYFSMLQAPRGRIHGLANFCWESFRGISCSHVNSSSLKPLASKYGVQGGYSRRWIRRPMTTKTGGRNKTNQAAKPSNLVRKIVDEKVSTSTALDLNKADETSKHQQIQYCGIKQMIAENKDLADLVTFIIYDTETSGFSRKADRIIEIALQDLAGGENSTFQTLVNPGCFVANSHIHGITSNMVCRPDVPRMEQLIPILLQFIKSRQKPGGYVLWGAHNSFAFDLPFLINEFSRCSYEIPPNWLFMDTIPLARELMKSGGSNLPSGTSLQALREHYKIPLVGSAHRAMSDVRTLSMILQMLTFDLKLTLPNLVTRSFTAFEYVNNKRKKS; this is encoded by the exons ATGCGGTATAATTTATCCATTATAGATCAAATTCCAATGAGATCCGCTGCCATTTACTTTTCAATGTTGCAAGCCCCCAGAGGCAGGATCCATGGCTTAGCTAACTTTTGTTGGGAAAGCTTCCGCGGTATAAGTTGCAGTCATGTAAATAGTTCGAGCCTCAAGCCACTTGCTTCCAAGTATGGGGTTCAAGGAGGTTACAGTAGGAGATGGATTAGAAGGCCTATGACAACAAAAACAGGTGGGAGAAACAAGACTAACCAGGCTGCTAAACCAAGTAACCTTGTGCGTAAAATTGTAGATGAAAAGGTGTCAACAAGCACTGCATTGGATTTAAATAAAGCAGATGAAACAAGTAAACATCAACAGATTCAGTACTGTGGTATTAAACAGATGATTGCAGAGAACAAAGACTTAGCCGACCTTGTAACGTTTATCATTTATGATACTGAAACTTCGGGCTTTAGTAGAAAAGCTGACCGAATCATCGAGATAGCTCTTCAGGATCTGGCAGGAGGTGAAAACAGCACATTCCAGACTTTGGTTAATCCCGGATGCTTTGTTGCAAATTCTCATATTCATGGCATCACAAGCAACATGGTTTGTAGGCCTGATGTTCCAAG GATGGAGCAACTAATACCAATCCTACTGCAGTTTATAAAAAGCCGTCAGAAACCCGGGGGTTATGTATTGTGGGGTGCTCACAATAGTTTTGCATTTGATTTACCGTTTTTAATCAATGAATTCAGTCGTTGCTCATATGAGATTCCTCCGAATTGGTTGTTTATGGACACCATTCCTCTCGCCCGTGAACTGATGAAGTCCGGAG GGTCCAACCTCCCTTCGGGAACATCCTTACAAGCACTTCGAGAGCACTACAAGATCCCATTAGTTGGTTCAGCACACAGAGCCATGTCTGATGTAAGAACCTTATCAATGATTCTACAGATGTTAACATTTGACTTGAAACTCACACTCCCAAACCTTGTCACAAGATCTTTCACTGCCTTTGAATATGTCAACAATAAAAGGAAAAAGAGTTGA